The Loxodonta africana isolate mLoxAfr1 chromosome 12, mLoxAfr1.hap2, whole genome shotgun sequence genome segment aaggctttctccataggctctggaagaaggtccttctcatcagtcttcccttggttgaGGGGCCTTTCAGCCGAAGGACCCTGGGACCAAAGGACACGTGCtcctgctcttcattcttggtggtatgaggctcccctgtctgtctgctcatttctgttttttatgtctcaaaagatattggcttaaaacactatctaatcttgtagatctcatcaacatagctgccactaatccatctcattatatcatagtaataggacttacaacacatgggaaaatcacatcagacgacaaaatggtagacaatcatacaatactgggtatcatgacctagtcaaatcgacagattttgggggggacataatccaattcTTGACAGGAGGGAAGGAAATTTATCAGAAATACAATGTGTTCGCTTCCACCTTCCCGGCTCATATCAGAGCCTTGGATTGGGAGATATTTGTATTGAGAATGTCTGCATGTAATTCTGATGGTCAACTCCCTCCACCCTGTTGTAAATCATTTTTCCGAACAGAAGAGCTCTAATCTTTCTGTTCTGTCTTCCTTCATTCCTGTGATAGCTCATGTTTGCCATTCCTATGGAATAAAGTTTCCATTCATTTTGAGACTGACAGTGGTTGGGGATTGCAAGGAAAGTTTGCAATCATAAAAATTAAACTGGCACTTAACTATAAAGCCCAGAGACCTATTAGATTTTCCCTCATGTAGGTGCACCTAACAGCTTCTTCTCCACTTGCTTTTCTCCCAGCGGTTTTCCCTGGACAAATTCCTCAAGGGACCAAAGGCAACCAGCAATGGAAAAGATTAACAACAGCTTCTCAGAGGGCTTCGTTCTGATGGGTGTATCTGACCACCCCCAGCtggagacagtttttttttttttttttttttgtagtcattCTTATCTCTTACTTGATGACCCTAGTTGGGAACTCAACCATCATCCTGCTTTCCCGCCTAGGTGCCCGGCTCCACACatccatgtacttcttcctcagcaACCTCTCCTCCCTGGACCTTGCCTTTACTACCAGTTCTGTCCCCCAAATGCTGATCAATTTATAGGGCCCAGACAAAACCATTAGCTATGGTGGCTGTGTGACCCAACTCTATGTTTTCCTTTGGCTAGGGGCTACTGAGTGCAGCCTACTTGTGATGATGGCATTTGACCACTTTGTGGCAGTTTGCCGGCCTCTGCACTACACCACCATCATGAACCCTTGGCTCTGCTGGCTGCTGGCTGCCATTGCCTTGTTGGGTGGCTTGGGCAACTCTGTGATGCAGTCAACATTCACTCTGCAGCTCCCATTTATGGGCACAGGAGGGTGGACAACTTCCTGTGTGAGGTGTCTGCCATGATCAAACTGGCCTATGGAGACACCAGTCTCAATGAGGCTGTGCTCAACAGTGTTTGCACCTTCTTTACTGCTGTGCCTCTAAGTATCATCCTGATCTCCTACTGCTACATTGCTCAGGCAGTGCTGAAGATTCACTCAGTGGAGGGACAGGAAAAGGACTTTAATACATATTTCTCCCTCTTGGTGGTAGGGTTCCTCTTCTATGGCTCCACTATCTATGGATATCTGCTTCCAGCTGAGACCAGCAACCAGGACCATGGCAAATTCATTTCTCCTTTCTACTCTGTGGTCACGTCCATGGTGAATCCTCTCATCTACactctgaggaataaggaggttaAAGGGGCACTACGTAGACTGCTGGGAAAAGGAAGGGAAGTGGGCTGAGAGAAGAGAAAACTCCATCAACTATTGCCTCTTCATTTCTGCACACTTTTTCTCATGAGGAGTACCAGCCCTGGAAAAACCAGCCCAGTGAAACCAAGGCATGTTCCCAACAACCAGGACATGTTTGGTGTTATTTCCAACGTTCTACACTTATTTATCAAAATACCTACTGTGGACTCCAGGTAATAAACATACATGTGTGCCCAAGGTTTGGAGGTTATTGACCTAGTATAGACCTATCTCATTGTCTCTGTCTCTATAGTCCACATGTTGTTCATCACACCTTATATTCCTGGAGAATTCTGTACTTTTCTGAGAAAGTAACTCCACTTGCAGTATTTTATATAATGTTACTGTAATCCCATGAAATCAAGCCAAGTATTATTAACCCCATATGAAAACCTCCATAGTTTATTGTTGTACCCAAAGGCCTATCCATGCATTGTCTTTGTCCATCCCGCTTTATCTCTTCTTCTCAAGAGCTCAGCCTATCTACCCATACTTTTCATCCATATAGctttctgtcattttgttttctctctcccttaTGTCTACATCTCATTTCCTTCTGTCTCAtttaatgtttaatgagaaaaggTAGGAAAGGCCATTTGCCTTTCAATTCTAACCAAAGAGGACCTCttgctatagtttttttttttttttaatcattccacATAAAAGTCCCAGCCATTAGATTTGATCTAAAATTTGGATATGCCAGTCTGGTTAGTAGATTACAGAACTATTTGAGATTCTTTAAGCAAGCTGAAGAGCTCAAGAAAGATCATCCATTCACAAAGCATGTCCTCTGCTCCAAGATCTAGTCTTTCAGCCCTACTATTCCTGGAACTTAGTAATCAATCCAGCCCACACTGGCTCACCTCAAGGAACTCAGGTATTGGAATCAGAATGCCAATTTGAGATTTTGTACATTACTAGAATTGTCAAAGGGATCCCTACCAGCCACCACATTTCATATACTATTTCCCAAGACAGAGAAGTTATGTTAAAATGAGAAAGTTATTTGGCAATTATATCATGAAATAAAAGCAAACTAAAAGGCTTTAGGAATAGTTTCAAAAGGGCCTTCAGCTTTGTGTCCCCCATGGCAACTAAACACATGCTTTATATacagtagatgttcaataaatgcttaGTGAATTCATTTAATGAGCTTCCTGAGTCTCCCTTTTTCATGGTAGGAACTAAATTTGTCAAATGGACCATTTCTATGTTTGCCAGTTTGGGTCATTCTGTTCTTGGATAACACTGAACAAAAAATGGCAAAAGTCTTCCTTTCCCACATTTCCACAAAGACATCACCAAAGACTCTAATGACATTTTCCTGTCACAGATCAAAGCCCTGTCCTATTTTCTCAGTTCCCTACACAACAATCCTGAGGTATGTCTCCAGGACTAGCCAATTGGTGACATTATCTTGGTGAATTTATCAAAGTGCAGAATCTTGCAGGCTCAAAAATGTGACTCAAtttctctggaggaaggcttaCAATAGCCAGGCTCCTAAAGGCTAATGCATAAACCAGAATGCCAGTTGATTAATTTATGAGAATTTTAACTACCAAAGAGACTGAATGGTAATCTCCTCCAGCCAATTCATTTAGGTTCGGATATAAGATGGGGAAAGCAGGAAGAAAACAGACAGGCCCGATTATCGTAATTGTTGTCAGTAAGctttacacctgtaaaaagttgaattggcaaaggttGTATGATCgaaatatttacaacaatgaccaaaaataaataaataaagagtagctgctgacactgcttatgtacaaccaaacacctcacgggatttgGCAACTTGATTTGGAGGTTTCAGGTTcaggtttcatgggacattccagttaattggcctaataacatgtttagtgcttctaccTCTTCGTTTGTTGCGCAGTGCCTGGCATCTTAAAGCCTTTCAAGATGGTATCCAAGACACAACATcggtctctgttcacctggagcaacagaagaaggagggtcaggaataggagaaggatatggaatatgtggctaattgccttcttTGCCACATGACCAGAAgagccagatggtgcccggctaccattactgaatagtttgatcaaagatttcatagaagaaccctgatcgaaagggggaaaatgcagacagaatttcaaatcctcatggactctagacttcctagagccatggagcctggatgaacccctgaaactattgccctgagataatctttaagctttaaaaaccaaaaatattccctgaaggcACCTTAAAACCaagtaatagtttagcttaactagtaaagaatgtctgccttgagcatgtgcttttttaagaattatctatagaggtgcttttttaagaattatttatagaggatcaaattgacagcagcaactcgaaagattagataggtacCTCAGGGGGCAGGaaatttatgttaataggggaggaacaactcagaaaagaagagaatggttgcacaacttaaagacgtaatcagtgtcactgaattgtacacatagaaacggttgaattggtgtattatttctgtgtatattctcaacaacaacaaaataaataaagttttggggaaaaaaaagaaaatagacagGCATTCTTTAACATTTTGGAGTTCTGCTGAGCTTCCCTGTGGAAAGTACGGGACATTTTGAATCTAACTTTGAGTTCAGGGAGTCGTGAGACACAGGAAACTCTAGAGAGGAGAAAAAGATAACTGGCCATCATTGGGAAGTGAATGCATCATGAGGATCACATATAACATCATCAACACACACCCATGCGCATGTTCCATTCTCAGTGGCAGGCGTAAGACAAAGCCAAAAACTGGGGGGAAAATTAAATATGGGACAAGCTCCTTGTTATTAGGGAGTTTGAAGTTCTATTTCTAGGGTTCCAGAAGAAAACATATGTTTGATGTCTTATTCGGtcaaaaattcagaaaatgaaaaacaaaacaaaacactcagACCTATATAAGATTCCTTAGCTAACACTGCCCCAAGCCAGGAAATCACCTTAATTGGATTCCTTGACCATCCTCAGCTGGAGATGGCTTTCTGTGGACCTTTTGCTATGCAATGACTGGTGGGAAATGCAGCCTTCTCATCATTGGTCCATGAAACCTCCACACACCAGTTAATTTCTTCCTCAGCAACTTCCCCTTCCTCAGCTCCATCCCACATGTTCTACAATCTCTGTGGCCCCAACAAGACCACCAGCTTCACAAGCTGTGAGACCCAGCTCTATTTGGTTTTGGCCCTCTGCTCCGTTGATGCATTCTCCTAGCAGTAATAGTCTATGGCTGCTATATTGCCACCTATCAGCTCCCCCTAACCTAGTATGCAATGGTCAAGCAGTGGCATCTCTGCTGGCAGTTGGCACCTCTGACTTGGAAGAATATTTTGATAATTCTTTGGAGCAAATGCCTGCCATCCCGCAGCTGTTCCTCTGGAAGTTGAACACCTTGATTAAGCTTACCTGTGGAGCTGTTCCTCTGGAAGTTGAACACCTTGATTAAGCTTACCTGTGGAGACAGACACTTCAATGAGTTCCAGGTCCTTGTGGCCACCATCATCTTCCTATTGGCCCCCTGGGCTTGATCCCTGTCTCCTATGGTGTCATTTCCAAAGCTGGCTAAGGACCtgctcagctaaaaaaaaaaagacaggagcaAAGGCAGCAATTTTCCTTTATTTGGGACAGCGATCTCTGACTAAATCTAGACTGAGAACAGCTACTTTCTGTCCTTATCATGGTCATACTCATGTTCTACCGTCTTAGCTATAGTCTGAAGGACAGGGACCATAAGGGTACACTGAAGAAGCttctggtggggtgggggggaggactCAGGACACACATGACCAGGGCAACTGAGAAAGTTCTGCCCTTGCTTCTTCCCATGCTGaggttcttctttgtctttctctctttcctgtcaaTACAGCTACTTTTTTACTCTTCCCTCTGAATAGGGAGGCAGCAAGATAGCTCCCGAAAGTTCATGACATTAGAAGTTTAAAGACTTGAGGTTTTGGTATACTCTACAACAAATTAGCTAGGTCACTAGAGGATTTCTCCAGTCCTCCGTTTTGtcgtctgtaaaatggaacaCTGTAAGAAtcctttatttggatccacaatcaatgtgcatggaagcagcagtcaagaaatcaagctacatactgtattg includes the following:
- the LOC100665146 gene encoding LOW QUALITY PROTEIN: olfactory receptor 2C1 (The sequence of the model RefSeq protein was modified relative to this genomic sequence to represent the inferred CDS: inserted 1 base in 1 codon; deleted 1 base in 1 codon; substituted 1 base at 1 genomic stop codon), with the protein product MEKINNSFSEGFVLMGVSDHPQLETVFFFFFFVVILISYLMTLVGNSTIILLSRLGARLHTSMYFFLSNLSSLDLAFTTSSVPQMLINLXGPDKTISYGGCVTQLYVFLWLGATECSLLVMMAFDHFVAVCRPLHYTTIMNPWLCWLLAAIALLGGLGNSVMQSTFTLQLPFXGHRRVDNFLCEVSAMIKLAYGDTSLNEAVLNSVCTFFTAVPLSIILISYCYIAQAVLKIHSVEGQEKDFNTYFSLLVVGFLFYGSTIYGYLLPAETSNQDHGKFISPFYSVVTSMVNPLIYTLRNKEVKGALRRLLGKGREVG